The Nitrospira sp. genome window below encodes:
- a CDS encoding alpha/beta fold hydrolase, translating into MPRFRQSLIVVVLCMLLGSCAAPGSLPPWFDAIERLPLKSVTVNGHRIAYLDHGQGPPVMLIHGFGGSMWQWEYQQAALARHFRVITPDLLGAGLSDKPEIDYRPDQLLEFLVAFMDALQIPQAAMAGNSMGAGLAIGLALDYPTRVSALILIDGLPAQVMDHLGSPTLRRALTTSAPSWLISFGNWLFGGSVIESTLREFIHDPALLTPAVIDRANRNRQRPGLFRALMTVGTNLPLWERDFAPRIGTITRRTLIIWGEEDRVFPLAAGETIHQAIAESALIRIPKAAHIPQWEQPDLVNRAILNFLGP; encoded by the coding sequence GTGCCGCGATTTCGTCAATCCCTCATCGTCGTGGTGCTCTGCATGCTGCTCGGATCCTGCGCCGCACCCGGCTCGCTGCCGCCCTGGTTCGATGCCATCGAACGCCTGCCCCTCAAATCTGTCACGGTCAACGGCCACCGCATCGCCTATCTCGACCACGGCCAAGGCCCGCCGGTCATGCTCATTCACGGCTTCGGCGGATCGATGTGGCAATGGGAATATCAGCAAGCCGCCCTGGCCCGACATTTCCGCGTCATCACGCCCGATCTGCTCGGAGCCGGGCTCTCCGACAAACCGGAGATCGACTACCGGCCTGATCAATTGCTGGAATTTCTCGTGGCGTTCATGGACGCGCTGCAAATCCCGCAAGCCGCCATGGCAGGCAACTCCATGGGCGCCGGACTCGCCATCGGCCTGGCCCTCGACTACCCCACACGCGTTTCCGCCCTCATTCTCATCGACGGACTCCCCGCCCAGGTCATGGATCACCTCGGCAGCCCCACGCTTCGCCGGGCGCTGACGACATCCGCGCCATCCTGGCTGATCTCCTTCGGCAATTGGCTCTTCGGCGGGAGCGTGATTGAATCCACGCTGCGCGAATTCATCCACGATCCGGCCTTGCTGACGCCGGCGGTCATCGACCGGGCCAACCGGAACCGCCAGCGGCCAGGCCTGTTTCGCGCACTCATGACCGTAGGAACCAACTTGCCGCTGTGGGAACGGGACTTCGCCCCGCGCATCGGAACCATCACCCGCCGCACCTTGATCATCTGGGGGGAGGAAGACCGCGTGTTTCCCCTCGCTGCGGGAGAGACCATTCATCAGGCCATTGCCGAATCCGCCTTGATCCGCATTCCCAAGGCCGCGCATATCCCGCAGTGGGAACAGCCGGATCTGGTCAACCGGGCCATCCTGAACTTTCTCGGCCCTTGA
- the sthA gene encoding Si-specific NAD(P)(+) transhydrogenase → MAHYDMLVIGTGPAGQKAAIQAAKLGKKVGIIERKEVVGGVCTNTGTIPSKSLREAVLYLSGFRQRSLYGAGYRLKRTITIEDLAIRSQHVIRNEIRIVQNQMARNGVEMIHGTAGFVDPHRLRIQAGTGTVEHTADFIVIAVGTEPARPTHIPFDDSRIIDTDGLLTLNHVPSSLVIVGGGVIGTEYASILATLGVPVTLIDKRPRLLEFVDAEIIDALQQQMKDIGVTLYHDEEVVGIRKDANGEITVTLQKARPVTTTTLMYAIGRVGASRGLNLKRAGLAADSRGRLAVNEHFQTSVPHIYAAGDIIGFPALASTSMQQGRHASCHAFGQPDRTDTALLPYGIYAIPEISMVGRNEEELTAANVPFAVGIARYREIARGQIIGDETGMLKLLFHRQTREVLGVHAIGEGATELIHIGQAVMAYHGKIDYFVDTVFNYPTLAECYKVAALDGINRLPRPWTPHP, encoded by the coding sequence ATGGCCCACTACGACATGTTGGTGATCGGCACCGGACCAGCCGGGCAAAAAGCCGCAATCCAGGCAGCGAAGCTTGGCAAGAAGGTCGGAATCATCGAGCGGAAAGAAGTCGTCGGCGGCGTCTGCACCAATACCGGCACCATCCCCAGCAAATCGCTGCGCGAAGCCGTGCTCTATCTCTCGGGATTCCGCCAACGCAGTCTCTATGGCGCGGGCTACCGGCTGAAACGTACGATCACCATCGAAGATCTCGCCATCCGTTCCCAGCACGTTATCAGAAACGAAATCCGGATCGTTCAGAATCAGATGGCCCGCAATGGAGTCGAGATGATCCATGGCACGGCCGGTTTCGTGGATCCGCACCGGCTTCGCATTCAAGCCGGGACCGGAACCGTCGAACATACCGCCGACTTCATTGTCATCGCGGTTGGGACGGAGCCGGCCCGGCCCACACACATTCCTTTCGACGATTCCCGCATCATCGATACCGACGGGCTGCTCACCCTCAACCATGTGCCCTCCTCTCTCGTCATCGTGGGAGGAGGCGTGATCGGGACCGAATACGCCTCCATCCTCGCCACTCTGGGCGTCCCGGTCACTCTCATCGACAAGCGTCCCCGGCTGCTTGAATTTGTGGATGCCGAAATCATCGACGCGCTCCAGCAACAAATGAAAGACATCGGCGTAACCCTCTACCACGACGAAGAGGTGGTCGGAATTCGGAAAGATGCGAACGGAGAGATTACCGTGACCTTGCAAAAGGCCCGTCCCGTGACCACGACGACCTTGATGTATGCCATCGGCCGGGTCGGCGCGAGCCGCGGGCTGAATCTTAAGCGCGCAGGCCTCGCCGCTGACAGCCGAGGGCGGCTGGCTGTGAACGAACATTTTCAAACCTCGGTGCCCCACATCTATGCGGCGGGAGACATCATCGGCTTTCCCGCCCTGGCCTCCACCTCCATGCAGCAGGGACGCCACGCCTCCTGTCATGCCTTTGGCCAGCCGGACCGCACCGACACCGCCCTGCTGCCTTACGGCATTTATGCGATTCCGGAGATTTCCATGGTGGGCCGAAACGAGGAAGAACTCACCGCAGCCAATGTCCCCTTCGCGGTGGGCATCGCGCGCTATCGAGAAATCGCCCGCGGCCAGATCATCGGCGATGAGACAGGCATGTTGAAGCTTCTCTTCCACCGGCAAACCAGGGAAGTCTTGGGCGTCCATGCGATCGGTGAAGGCGCGACGGAATTGATCCACATCGGGCAGGCGGTCATGGCCTATCATGGAAAGATCGACTACTTTGTCGACACCGTCTTCAACTACCCAACGCTCGCGGAATGTTATAAAGTCGCCGCACTGGACGGTATCAACCGGCTGCCCAGGCCTTGGACCCCGCACCCGTGA
- the tpx gene encoding thiol peroxidase, which yields MRETALTLRTITAIISIFLFTACAGLGSSTESEFLYKNLPVADGSAVAGEGHSVLFKGSPLALSGSGIKVGDTLRDVKLAQQDLSLMNIVHTKGEGKVRIISVVPSLDTKVCEQQTHQLSEKNHGLDKMIELITVSIDTPFAQKRFAEAAKIHNITFLSDYRGADFGKAHGLFLKDPHILARAILVIDSHNVVRYLQITPELAQLPDLDEAFKFARALVTAS from the coding sequence ATGCGCGAGACAGCACTAACACTCCGTACGATCACCGCCATCATTTCAATCTTCTTGTTCACCGCCTGCGCCGGCCTGGGCAGCTCAACCGAATCCGAATTCCTCTATAAGAACCTGCCGGTCGCCGATGGCAGCGCCGTCGCGGGCGAAGGCCACTCCGTTCTCTTCAAAGGCAGCCCCCTGGCCTTGTCCGGGTCAGGGATCAAGGTAGGCGACACCCTCCGCGACGTGAAGCTGGCGCAACAGGATCTCTCGCTCATGAACATCGTCCATACCAAAGGCGAAGGGAAGGTGCGGATCATCAGCGTCGTGCCCTCGCTCGACACGAAGGTCTGCGAACAGCAAACCCATCAGCTCAGCGAAAAGAATCATGGCCTGGACAAAATGATCGAGCTCATCACCGTGAGCATCGATACGCCCTTCGCGCAGAAACGCTTCGCGGAAGCAGCCAAGATCCATAACATCACCTTTCTTTCCGACTATCGCGGCGCGGATTTCGGCAAAGCCCATGGTTTATTTTTGAAGGACCCGCACATTCTGGCTCGGGCGATCCTGGTGATAGACAGCCATAACGTCGTCCGCTACCTCCAGATCACGCCGGAACTCGCGCAACTCCCGGATCTCGACGAAGCCTTCAAGTTTGCACGGGCCCTCGTGACGGCCAGTTAG
- the oadA gene encoding sodium-extruding oxaloacetate decarboxylase subunit alpha, protein MAARRTTRSKKTTAKKPARGPVVRTSRTKAAKPAEVQLQPSPGHKVLITDVALRDGHQSLLATRMRTEDMLPIAQKLDAVGYWSLEVWGGATFDTCLRFLKEDPWERLRALRAAMPNTRLQMLLRGQNLVGYRHYADDVLERFIERSATNGIDVFRIFDALNDVRNMDRAIREVKACGKHVEAAISYTVSPVHTIDRFVSMAKQLEDLGTDTLCVKDMAGLLEPMEAYHLIKRLKNAVKVPIHLHSHYTSGMSSMSALMAILGGLDMLDTAMSPLAGGTSHPATETLVAALKNTPYDTGLDLATFLPITEHFRTVRRKYRQFESDFTGVDAEILTSQIPGGMLSNLAAQLTEQNALDRMREVLDEVPRVRKDMGYPPLVTPTSQIVGTQATLNVLTGERYKVITTETKNYFLGLYGRAPGQVDQEVLARAVGNEEPIKTRPADRLEPELDGIKKDLPPNATTVEDQLSFALFPAIARDFFEAREKGDLVPETLETSAPKGPAVAGELHLAPVEFNITVHGESYHVKLSGSGRKVDGRKPYYIRVNDKLEEVSLEPIQEVLAGVPEAPDTGSGSKPKRPRPAKPGDVAPPMPGRVVKILVAKDDRVKTGDPLLIIEAMKMESRVPAPIDGKVTAILAAEGENVKTDETVIQLE, encoded by the coding sequence ATGGCGGCACGACGCACAACCCGATCGAAAAAGACCACGGCCAAGAAACCCGCGCGGGGACCGGTCGTGCGCACTTCGCGCACGAAGGCGGCCAAACCGGCGGAGGTGCAACTCCAGCCCTCGCCCGGCCATAAAGTCCTGATTACCGATGTTGCCTTGCGCGACGGACACCAATCGCTCCTCGCCACGCGCATGCGCACCGAGGACATGCTCCCCATCGCGCAAAAGCTCGACGCCGTCGGCTACTGGTCCCTGGAGGTCTGGGGCGGCGCCACCTTCGATACCTGTTTGCGCTTTCTCAAAGAGGATCCCTGGGAGCGCCTCCGGGCACTCCGGGCCGCGATGCCCAATACCCGGCTCCAGATGTTGCTGCGCGGCCAGAACCTCGTGGGCTACCGGCACTATGCCGACGACGTGCTGGAGCGGTTCATCGAACGCTCCGCCACCAACGGCATCGACGTCTTCCGCATCTTCGACGCCCTGAACGACGTGCGCAACATGGACCGCGCCATTCGCGAGGTCAAAGCCTGCGGCAAACATGTCGAAGCGGCCATCAGTTATACCGTCAGCCCGGTCCACACCATCGACCGGTTTGTCAGCATGGCCAAGCAGCTCGAAGACCTCGGCACCGATACGCTCTGCGTCAAAGACATGGCCGGCCTGCTGGAACCGATGGAGGCCTACCACCTCATCAAGCGCCTCAAAAACGCGGTGAAGGTCCCGATCCACCTGCACTCCCACTACACCTCCGGCATGTCGTCGATGTCGGCGTTGATGGCGATCCTCGGCGGGCTCGATATGCTCGACACCGCCATGTCCCCCCTGGCCGGCGGCACCTCGCATCCGGCGACGGAAACGCTCGTCGCGGCACTGAAAAATACGCCCTACGACACCGGGCTGGACCTGGCCACCTTCCTGCCGATCACCGAACATTTCAGGACCGTGCGCCGGAAGTACCGCCAGTTCGAAAGCGATTTCACCGGCGTGGATGCCGAAATTCTGACCTCGCAGATTCCGGGAGGCATGCTATCGAACCTCGCCGCCCAGCTGACAGAACAAAATGCCCTCGACCGCATGCGGGAAGTGCTCGACGAAGTCCCGCGCGTCCGGAAAGACATGGGCTATCCGCCCCTCGTCACACCCACCAGCCAGATCGTCGGCACCCAGGCCACGCTCAATGTGCTGACCGGCGAGCGCTACAAAGTCATCACGACGGAAACCAAGAACTACTTCCTGGGCCTCTATGGCCGCGCCCCTGGGCAGGTCGATCAGGAAGTCCTCGCCCGGGCGGTCGGCAATGAAGAGCCGATCAAAACCAGGCCGGCCGACCGGCTGGAACCGGAGTTGGACGGCATCAAGAAAGATCTGCCCCCGAATGCCACCACCGTGGAAGACCAGCTCTCCTTTGCGCTCTTCCCCGCCATTGCCCGCGACTTCTTCGAGGCCCGTGAAAAGGGCGATCTCGTGCCGGAAACGCTGGAAACCTCGGCGCCCAAGGGCCCGGCGGTCGCCGGCGAATTGCACCTGGCACCGGTGGAGTTCAACATCACCGTCCACGGCGAATCCTATCACGTGAAACTTTCCGGATCGGGCCGCAAGGTCGATGGCCGGAAACCCTACTACATCCGGGTCAACGACAAGCTGGAAGAAGTGTCGCTCGAACCGATTCAGGAAGTGCTCGCCGGCGTGCCTGAAGCACCGGACACCGGCAGCGGCTCAAAGCCCAAGCGGCCGCGGCCGGCCAAACCCGGCGATGTCGCACCGCCGATGCCGGGCCGCGTGGTGAAAATCCTCGTCGCCAAAGACGACCGGGTGAAGACCGGCGATCCGCTCTTGATCATCGAAGCGATGAAAATGGAAAGCCGGGTCCCGGCGCCGATCGACGGGAAAGTGACGGCCATCCTCGCGGCGGAAGGCGAGAACGTCAAAACCGACGAAACCGTCATCCAGCTGGAATAA
- the accC gene encoding acetyl-CoA carboxylase biotin carboxylase subunit yields MFKKILIANRGEIAMRIIRACRELDIATAAIYSEADSTGIYVKKADEAYLVGPGPVKGFLDKQQIVDLALRIGADAIHPGYGFLSENAEFAKLCHESGITFIGPSPEAINAMGSKIKARDLAKSINVPVVPGTEGGVTDVKEALAFAKEAGYPVMIKASAGGGGRGLRVVRTDAELRENMEVASREALAAFGDGAVFLEKCVERPHHIEFQILADKHGNTIHLGERDCSIQRRHQKLIEIAPSLILTPRLRAEMGEAAIKIAKAVSYDNAGTVEFLLDQDGRYYFMEMNPRIQVEHTVTEQITAIDIVRNQISIAAGKPLDIQQSDVTLQGHAIQCRINAEDPRNNFRPCTGTITAYLSPGGIGVRIDGAVYKDYTVSPYYDALLAKLTVRGRTWEETVSRMRRSLGEYVLRGVKTTIPFMSAIMQDPDFLAGRFDTSYLDTHPDLYNYDELEQPEDLVLAISAAIAAYEGL; encoded by the coding sequence ATGTTTAAGAAAATTCTCATTGCCAATCGCGGCGAAATCGCCATGCGCATCATCCGCGCCTGCCGCGAGCTGGATATTGCGACCGCCGCGATCTATTCCGAGGCCGACTCGACCGGTATTTATGTGAAAAAGGCCGACGAGGCCTATCTGGTCGGCCCCGGCCCGGTCAAAGGCTTCCTCGACAAGCAACAGATCGTCGATCTGGCCCTCCGAATCGGCGCAGACGCCATTCACCCCGGTTACGGATTTCTGTCCGAAAACGCCGAGTTCGCCAAACTGTGCCATGAATCCGGGATCACCTTCATCGGCCCGTCGCCCGAGGCGATCAACGCCATGGGCAGCAAGATCAAGGCACGTGATCTGGCCAAATCCATCAATGTCCCGGTCGTGCCCGGCACCGAAGGCGGCGTCACGGATGTGAAGGAGGCCTTGGCCTTTGCCAAGGAGGCCGGCTATCCCGTGATGATCAAGGCCAGCGCCGGCGGCGGCGGGCGCGGGTTGCGCGTCGTGCGCACGGATGCCGAACTGCGCGAAAACATGGAAGTGGCCTCCCGCGAAGCCCTCGCCGCCTTCGGCGACGGCGCCGTGTTCCTGGAAAAGTGCGTCGAACGGCCCCATCATATCGAGTTCCAAATCCTCGCCGACAAGCATGGCAATACGATCCACCTGGGCGAGCGGGACTGCTCGATCCAACGCCGCCATCAAAAGCTGATCGAAATCGCGCCCTCGCTGATCCTGACCCCGCGCCTGCGGGCAGAAATGGGCGAGGCCGCCATCAAGATCGCCAAGGCGGTGTCCTACGACAATGCCGGCACTGTCGAGTTCCTGCTGGATCAGGATGGCCGCTACTACTTCATGGAGATGAATCCGCGCATTCAGGTGGAACATACGGTGACCGAGCAGATCACCGCCATCGACATCGTGCGCAACCAAATTTCCATCGCCGCCGGCAAACCGCTGGACATTCAACAGTCGGACGTCACCCTGCAGGGCCATGCCATCCAATGCCGGATCAATGCCGAAGATCCGCGCAATAACTTCCGGCCTTGCACGGGCACGATCACGGCCTACCTCTCACCGGGCGGCATCGGCGTCCGCATCGACGGCGCGGTCTACAAAGACTATACGGTCTCCCCCTATTACGATGCTTTGCTAGCCAAACTCACGGTGCGCGGCCGCACCTGGGAAGAAACGGTCAGCCGCATGCGCCGGTCCCTGGGGGAATATGTCTTGCGGGGCGTCAAAACGACGATTCCCTTCATGAGCGCGATCATGCAGGATCCCGACTTCCTGGCCGGACGGTTCGATACCTCCTATTTGGACACGCATCCCGATTTGTACAACTATGACGAGCTCGAACAGCCTGAGGACTTAGTCCTGGCGATTTCCGCGGCCATTGCCGCCTACGAAGGCCTCTAA
- the tenA gene encoding thiaminase II: protein MSFSTHLRKLAQPIWEAQLTHPFVVALGNGTLPNEKFTYYILQDARFLGDLARVFAAGALKAPDSDSALRFAKLAEDTIVVERSLHEGYGTKWNLTAKQMAAVPMAPTNYAYTRHMLSVAQSGSAAEITVVALPCAWIYCVIGEHLLKHGPPKKNHPYRDWLMLYASPEFAEVQQWMRKKVDQWAKTAGKDEIRRMEESFIISSRYEWMFWEMAWNEEPWPI, encoded by the coding sequence ATGTCGTTTTCCACCCATCTCCGCAAGCTGGCGCAACCGATCTGGGAGGCCCAGCTCACCCACCCCTTCGTCGTCGCCCTCGGCAACGGCACGCTGCCGAACGAGAAATTCACCTACTACATTTTGCAAGACGCCCGGTTTCTCGGCGACCTCGCGCGCGTCTTCGCCGCCGGAGCGCTGAAGGCGCCGGACTCAGACAGCGCGCTCCGCTTTGCCAAGCTGGCGGAAGACACCATTGTGGTCGAACGCAGCCTCCATGAAGGCTACGGCACAAAATGGAACCTGACGGCGAAGCAAATGGCCGCCGTGCCCATGGCTCCGACCAACTACGCCTATACCCGCCACATGCTCAGCGTGGCCCAGAGCGGATCGGCGGCGGAAATCACCGTCGTCGCCCTCCCCTGCGCCTGGATCTACTGCGTCATCGGGGAGCATCTCTTGAAGCACGGCCCGCCCAAGAAGAACCACCCCTATCGGGATTGGCTCATGCTCTACGCCTCGCCGGAGTTCGCCGAGGTCCAGCAATGGATGCGCAAGAAAGTCGATCAATGGGCCAAAACGGCGGGCAAAGACGAGATCCGGCGCATGGAAGAATCATTCATCATCAGCTCACGCTACGAGTGGATGTTCTGGGAGATGGCCTGGAACGAAGAGCCGTGGCCGATATAG